A stretch of the Leopardus geoffroyi isolate Oge1 chromosome B2, O.geoffroyi_Oge1_pat1.0, whole genome shotgun sequence genome encodes the following:
- the LOC123609592 gene encoding class I histocompatibility antigen, Gogo-B*0101 alpha chain-like → MRVVMPRTLLLLLSGALAVTQTWAGSHSLRYFHTAMSRPGLGEPRFIAVGYVDDTQFVRFDTDAPNPRMEPRAPWMEQVGPEYWDRETRIAKVHAEIARPNLQTALRYYNQSESGSHSIQRMHGCDIGPDGRLLRGYSQLAYDGADYIALNEDLRSWTAADTAAQITRRKWEVAGEAARYRKYLEDTCLAGLRRYLEMGKETLLRAESPKTHVTRHRISDHEVTLRCWALGFYPAEITLTWQHDGQDHTQDTELVETRPAGDGTFQKWAAVVVPSGEEQRYTCHVQHEGLPEPIALRWEPSSQPSIPILGIIVAVVVLVVIVVVGAVIWRKKFSEKGPSYSHAARNDSIQGSDSSLMPPKV, encoded by the exons ATGCGGGTTGTTATGCCCCGAACTCTCCTCCTGCTGCTGTCGGGGGCCCTGGCCGTGACCCAGACCTGGGCGG GCTCCCACTCCTTGAGGTATTTCCACACCGCGATGTCCCGGCCCGGCCTCGGGGAACCCCGCTTCATCGCCGTGGGCTACGTGGACGACACGCAGTTCGTGCGGTTCGACACCGACGCCCCAAATCCGAGGATGGAGCCGCGGGCGCCGTGGATGGAGCAGGTGGGGCCAGAGTATTGGGACCGGGAGACGCGGATCGCCAAGGTGCACGCAGAGATTGCCCGACCGAACCTGCAGACCGCCCTCCGCTACTACAACCAGAGCGAGTCCG GGTCACACAGCATCCAGAGAATGCATGGCTGTGACATCGGGCCTGACGGACGCCTCCTCCGCGGGTACAGTCAGTTGGCCTACGACGGCGCGGATTACATCGCCCTGAACGAGGACCTGCGCTCCTGGACCGCGGCGGACACCGCGGCGCAGATCACACGCCGCAAGTGGGAGGTGGCCGGTGAGGCGGCGCGCTATAGGAAGTACCTGGAGGACACGTGCTTGGCGGGGCTCCGCAGGTACctggagatggggaaggagacGCTGCTGCGTGCAG aatctCCCAAAACACACGTGACCCGCCACCGGATCTCTGACCATGAGGTGACCCTGAGGTGCTGGGCCTTGGGCTTCTACCCTGCGGAGATCACCCTGACCTGGCAGCATGATGGGCAGGACCACACCCAGGACACAGAGCTTGTGGAGACGAGACCTGCGGGAGATGGGACCTTCCAGAAGTGGGCGGCTGTGGTGGTGCcttctggagaggagcagagatacACGTGCCATGTGCAGCACGAGGGGCTGCCCGAGCCCATCGCCTTGAGATGGG agCCATCCTCTCAGCCCTCCATCCCCATCCTGGGCATCATTGTTGCTGTGGTTGTCCTTGTGGTCATTGTGGTGGTTGGAGCTGTGATCTGGAGGAAGAAGTTCTCAG AAAAAGGACCGAGCTACTCTCATGCTGCAC GCAATGACAGTATTCAGGGCTCTGATTCGTCTCTAATGCCTCCTAAAG tgtGA